TTCGGGTCGCGCGCCACGTCGAAGGCGAACGGGTTGTCGAAGGCGCGCTCGTCGCGGTTCGCGGAGCCGTAGAACATCACGACCTTGTCGCCGGCCTTGATCTGCTTGCCGCCGATCTCGGTGTCGACCAGCGCCGTCCGGCGGAACTGGTTGATCGGGCTGACCCAGCGGACGATCTCCTCGACCGCCGTCGGCAGCAGGCTCCGGTCCTCCCGCAGCCGGGCCCACTGGTCCGGCCGCTCGAAGAAAGCGATCATGCCGCCCGCGGTGGCGGTCCGGGTGGTCTCGTTCCCCGCGATCGACAGCATGATCACGAACAGCTGGAACTCCTCCAGGCTGATCCGGTTGCCGTCGGCGTCGGGCGTCAGCAGCTTGGTCACGATGTCGTCGCGCGGCGTGGACTCGCGCGCGGCGGCGAGCCGCCCGCCCCACTCGGCGAATTCGGCGGCGCACAGGGTCGACTCCTCGCGTCCCCCGATGAACTCGGGGTCGTTGAACGCGACGAGCTTGTTCGACCAGTGGAAGATCTTCTCCCGGTCCTCCATCGGGGCGCCGAGCAGCTCGCAGATCGTGTACAGCGGCAGCGGCGCGGCGAACCGCTCGACGAAGTCGCACTCGCCGAGCGGCGCCGCCTCGTCGATC
The sequence above is a segment of the Actinomadura coerulea genome. Coding sequences within it:
- a CDS encoding cytochrome P450; the encoded protein is MALATSPVSAARAFRAPEIDIIDPGVYERGGIPHRQFQWLRDNDPVHWHQDPNDGVPGFWAITRHEDVVSVSRRADPYSSHERTSMFEEFSSDDIAMYGQMMLFQDPPDHTRLRSMVNKGFTPRMIGRLEEHIRKICNELIDEAAPLGECDFVERFAAPLPLYTICELLGAPMEDREKIFHWSNKLVAFNDPEFIGGREESTLCAAEFAEWGGRLAAARESTPRDDIVTKLLTPDADGNRISLEEFQLFVIMLSIAGNETTRTATAGGMIAFFERPDQWARLREDRSLLPTAVEEIVRWVSPINQFRRTALVDTEIGGKQIKAGDKVVMFYGSANRDERAFDNPFAFDVARDPNPHIGFGGGGPHYCLGTHLARMNLRIIFETILERMPDIRLAGEPRRLRSNFVNGYKEIPVRFAPSAPLGG